The Desmonostoc muscorum LEGE 12446 genome includes a region encoding these proteins:
- a CDS encoding non-ribosomal peptide synthetase encodes MNNIEDLYELSPMQQGMLFHTLYAPESEIYFEQLLCILSGELNFSAFEKAWHSVVARHAVLRSSFHWEEIEKPLQMVNKQVDLSWEKLDWRHLTGDEQQQSLEDFLKSDRQKGFDLAEAPLMRFTLIQLKEQTYQFIWSHHHILFDGWSMQIVLKEVLAFYEAHQRGEQLRLLPSRPYRDYIYWLQQQDIAQANQFWQQTLQGFEAPTYLGRNRGLAIYNEQHFQFSQTLTEKLQSFARQHHLTFNNLVQGAWGLLISRYSGENDVVFGATVSGRPPTLEKVDSMVGLFINTLPIRIKVSDKTELLPWLKQLQTQGFEQEEYAYCSLAEIQTLSDIPAGLPLFESILVFENYPIDSAEQENKKTLEISHVRCFERTNYPLSVVINPESQLSGRIIYDISRFEQQTIERMIGHFQTLLAGMVGNPQQYISQLSLLSAAEEEELRLQENNQKIDSINYKCIHSLFEEQVEKTPDAIAIVYEKQYLTYRELNNRANQLAHYLQTLGVKPEVRVGICVERSPLMVIAILAILKAGGAYVPLDAAYPSERLALMMEDVQTPILLTQTNLKNRLPLTAQTVVNLDSDWEIIDQYKEDNLLSEVNPENLAYIIYTSGSTGTPKGTEVPHRSFIGFMFGVDYIHLDAQQIWLQHSSISWDALTLELWPPLLYGGRCVLYPGQIPTPADIGKIIQEQRVNILFLTTALFNLMIDVMPEGLLGVKQLITGGESVSIAHIHRALEILPGTQIIHGYGPSECTVFTCCYPIPEQIAENVQSIPIGKPIGDRKVYLLDKDLHRVPIGVSGELYIGGASVARGYLNQPTLTREKFISNPFIEGDTLYKTGDLVRRLPDGNLEFLERIDNQVKIRGFRIELAEIEAFLNQHPDIKQVVVIVREDEPGNKLLVAYLVVKDNQPTPSSLRNFLKTKLPDYMIPAAFVFLQELPLTPNGKINSRALPVPDASQRNLEVAFIAPRTPTEQELATIWAEVLKLKQIGIHDNFFELGGHSLLATQVISRLRETFSLEFTLRYLFENPTIAELAQKVIAQQIEQTENDALAQILGEVDGLSEEEVTQQLLF; translated from the coding sequence ATGAACAACATCGAAGACCTTTATGAACTTTCGCCCATGCAGCAGGGGATGTTATTTCATACCCTTTATGCACCAGAATCGGAAATCTATTTTGAGCAGTTGCTTTGTATCCTCTCAGGAGAATTAAATTTTTCTGCCTTTGAGAAAGCTTGGCATTCTGTTGTGGCGAGACATGCAGTTTTACGCAGTTCCTTTCATTGGGAAGAGATAGAAAAACCCTTGCAAATGGTGAATAAGCAAGTGGATCTTTCTTGGGAAAAGCTGGACTGGCGGCATTTAACAGGTGATGAACAACAACAAAGTTTAGAGGATTTTCTCAAAAGCGATCGCCAAAAAGGATTTGACCTTGCTGAAGCTCCCTTAATGCGCTTCACCCTAATTCAACTAAAAGAACAAACCTACCAATTTATCTGGAGTCATCATCATATTCTCTTTGACGGCTGGTCGATGCAAATTGTCCTCAAAGAGGTTTTAGCTTTCTATGAGGCACATCAACGGGGTGAACAGTTACGCCTATTACCCTCTCGTCCTTATCGAGATTATATTTATTGGTTACAACAACAAGATATTGCTCAGGCAAATCAATTTTGGCAACAAACTCTCCAGGGGTTTGAAGCTCCTACTTATTTAGGAAGAAATAGGGGACTAGCAATATATAATGAACAACATTTTCAATTCTCTCAAACGCTAACTGAAAAGCTACAATCTTTCGCGCGACAGCATCATTTAACTTTCAATAATTTGGTGCAAGGAGCATGGGGATTACTCATTTCTCGCTACAGTGGAGAAAATGATGTGGTCTTTGGTGCAACTGTATCTGGTCGCCCACCGACCCTTGAGAAAGTAGACTCAATGGTGGGGCTATTTATCAACACTCTCCCCATACGAATAAAAGTTAGTGACAAAACAGAATTATTACCCTGGTTGAAGCAATTACAAACCCAAGGATTTGAACAGGAAGAATATGCTTATTGTTCTTTAGCAGAAATTCAAACACTGAGTGATATTCCCGCCGGATTGCCACTATTTGAGAGTATTTTAGTATTTGAAAATTATCCCATAGATTCCGCTGAGCAGGAAAACAAAAAAACTTTAGAAATTAGCCATGTTCGTTGTTTTGAACGGACGAATTATCCTCTTTCGGTGGTGATTAATCCTGAATCACAATTGTCTGGCAGAATTATCTATGATATCAGCCGCTTTGAGCAACAGACAATTGAACGCATGATTGGACATTTCCAAACATTGCTAGCAGGAATGGTAGGCAATCCGCAACAATATATTTCCCAATTATCTCTGCTCAGTGCTGCTGAAGAGGAAGAATTACGGCTGCAAGAAAATAATCAAAAGATAGATTCGATTAACTATAAATGTATTCATAGTTTATTTGAAGAACAGGTAGAAAAAACTCCCGATGCAATAGCGATTGTGTATGAAAAGCAATATTTAACTTATCGGGAGTTGAATAACCGCGCCAATCAATTAGCGCATTATTTACAAACGCTGGGAGTAAAACCAGAGGTACGGGTGGGGATTTGTGTAGAGCGATCGCCTTTAATGGTAATCGCAATACTCGCTATTCTCAAAGCGGGTGGGGCTTATGTTCCTCTAGATGCGGCGTATCCATCCGAAAGATTAGCATTGATGATGGAAGATGTACAAACACCCATCTTACTAACACAAACTAATTTGAAAAATAGACTCCCACTCACTGCTCAAACTGTGGTGAATCTGGATTCAGATTGGGAAATAATTGACCAATACAAAGAAGATAATTTACTGAGTGAAGTTAATCCAGAAAATTTAGCATATATCATTTATACCTCTGGCTCCACAGGAACACCAAAAGGTACAGAAGTTCCCCATCGTAGCTTCATTGGTTTTATGTTTGGAGTTGATTATATTCATCTTGATGCACAACAAATTTGGCTGCAACATTCATCGATTTCCTGGGATGCACTAACTCTAGAACTTTGGCCGCCCTTACTTTATGGTGGGCGTTGTGTGCTTTATCCAGGACAAATTCCCACACCTGCGGACATAGGCAAAATCATCCAAGAACAAAGGGTTAATATCCTATTCCTGACTACGGCCTTATTTAATCTCATGATTGATGTGATGCCCGAAGGATTGTTAGGGGTTAAACAACTGATAACAGGGGGAGAATCCGTTTCTATCGCCCATATTCATCGCGCCTTAGAGATATTACCAGGGACACAAATTATTCATGGCTATGGGCCTTCAGAATGTACAGTATTTACTTGTTGTTATCCAATTCCCGAACAAATTGCTGAAAATGTACAGTCAATTCCCATTGGCAAACCTATTGGCGATAGAAAAGTGTACCTGCTAGATAAAGATTTACACAGAGTTCCCATTGGGGTTTCTGGGGAACTTTATATAGGTGGGGCGAGTGTTGCTAGAGGTTACTTAAATCAACCAACATTAACCCGTGAAAAATTTATTTCTAATCCTTTTATCGAGGGAGATACACTTTACAAAACCGGAGATTTAGTCCGCCGTCTTCCTGATGGAAATCTGGAATTTTTAGAGCGAATTGATAACCAAGTTAAAATTCGTGGTTTTCGCATTGAATTAGCAGAAATTGAGGCATTTTTAAATCAACACCCTGACATTAAGCAAGTCGTAGTGATTGTGCGGGAAGATGAACCTGGAAACAAGCTTTTAGTTGCCTATCTCGTTGTCAAGGATAATCAACCAACCCCTAGCAGTCTGCGAAACTTCCTCAAGACAAAGCTACCTGACTATATGATTCCCGCTGCTTTCGTATTTCTGCAGGAATTACCCTTAACTCCTAATGGTAAAATCAACAGCCGTGCTTTGCCTGTTCCAGATGCTTCCCAAAGAAATCTAGAGGTTGCTTTTATTGCTCCTCGCACGCCTACCGAACAAGAATTAGCGACTATTTGGGCTGAAGTTCTCAAATTAAAACAAATTGGAATTCACGATAATTTTTTCGAGTTGGGTGGACATTCTTTACTAGCTACTCAAGTAATTTCTCGATTAAGAGAAACCTTTTCTCTAGAATTTACTCTGCGTTATTTATTTGAAAATCCCACCATTGCAGAACTCGCCCAAAAAGTCATCGCTCAACAAATTGAACAAACAGAAAATGATGCCCTAGCACAGATTTTAGGTGAAGTTGATGGCTTATCAGAGGAAGAAGTGACACAACAATTACTCTTTTGA
- a CDS encoding nuclear transport factor 2 family protein, producing MSKTITLPNIAAKKQLIVTLFCAVDSSDWNLLVKCFDKNIIYERPGYQPFIGLDKLLKFYQYERIIASGQHHLEHIVIDNNHGACWGQFIGMHKNGSEINERFADVYSFENGKFKTRRSYFFRPAI from the coding sequence ATGTCGAAAACTATTACCTTGCCAAATATTGCCGCCAAAAAGCAATTAATTGTTACTTTATTTTGTGCTGTTGATTCCTCTGATTGGAATTTATTAGTGAAGTGCTTTGACAAAAATATTATCTATGAACGCCCAGGTTATCAGCCTTTTATTGGTCTGGATAAACTACTCAAGTTTTATCAGTATGAGAGAATTATTGCCTCTGGTCAACATCACCTTGAACATATTGTGATTGACAATAATCATGGTGCTTGCTGGGGGCAATTTATTGGTATGCATAAAAATGGCTCTGAAATTAATGAACGTTTTGCTGATGTGTATTCTTTTGAAAATGGCAAGTTCAAAACTCGACGCAGCTACTTTTTTAGGCCAGCAATATAA
- a CDS encoding DUF2235 domain-containing protein: MTTEQSLNPETQKQAKIRNVINKKRLIVCCDGTWNELTSYYPTNVVKFARSVKYTAADQTPQLVFYLSGCGTENDHLIDRIGGGAFGWGIDEIIQDAYRLLCMNYDADAQDDIYLIGFSRGAYIVRCLAGMIYKSGLLRRSKILDIPKAYDFYRNSKIKPNDPKAHKFREDNSQKIEKINFQKDYLKYRVPIKMLGCWDTVGALGIPDIIPWLPIAKLWNKKYEFYDATLSPIVENAFHAVAIDEKRKVFPSTSMDKNEKNPDQIVEQVLFVGEHACIGGGTKEYRGLSDYPFEWMLNKATKLGLDVYDLYKDETDEEFKIKPDPNIQFDNSVTGIYMFGGEEWRPIKPRTLIHHSVKKRINARPDYRPLNLNPILKYLLRP; this comes from the coding sequence ATGACTACCGAACAATCATTGAATCCTGAAACTCAAAAACAGGCTAAAATTCGTAATGTTATTAATAAAAAACGATTAATAGTTTGCTGCGATGGTACTTGGAATGAACTTACAAGTTACTATCCTACTAACGTCGTCAAATTCGCACGCTCAGTTAAATATACAGCTGCCGATCAAACGCCGCAACTGGTCTTCTATTTATCAGGATGTGGCACAGAAAACGATCATTTAATTGACCGTATCGGTGGGGGTGCTTTTGGATGGGGAATTGACGAAATCATTCAAGATGCCTATCGATTGTTATGTATGAACTATGACGCAGATGCTCAAGACGATATTTATCTAATTGGTTTTAGTCGCGGAGCCTATATTGTTCGTTGTTTAGCTGGCATGATTTATAAGTCCGGTTTATTAAGACGTTCCAAAATACTAGACATTCCTAAAGCTTATGACTTTTATCGCAACTCTAAAATTAAACCAAATGATCCAAAAGCTCACAAATTCCGTGAAGATAATTCCCAAAAAATCGAAAAAATAAATTTTCAAAAAGACTATCTGAAGTATCGTGTACCCATCAAAATGTTAGGATGCTGGGATACAGTTGGAGCATTAGGTATTCCTGACATAATACCTTGGCTACCGATCGCTAAACTCTGGAATAAAAAATATGAATTTTATGATGCTACACTGAGTCCCATTGTTGAAAATGCCTTTCATGCAGTAGCCATTGATGAAAAACGCAAAGTATTTCCCTCGACTTCTATGGATAAAAATGAAAAAAATCCCGACCAAATAGTAGAACAAGTGTTGTTCGTGGGTGAACACGCTTGTATTGGTGGAGGAACAAAGGAATATCGAGGGTTATCAGATTACCCCTTTGAATGGATGCTCAACAAAGCTACAAAGTTGGGGTTAGACGTTTATGATCTTTATAAAGACGAGACTGATGAAGAATTTAAAATTAAGCCAGATCCAAACATTCAATTCGATAATAGTGTTACTGGAATTTATATGTTTGGTGGTGAGGAATGGCGACCAATAAAACCTCGAACACTTATTCATCATAGTGTCAAAAAACGAATAAACGCTCGTCCCGATTATCGTCCCCTAAATCTCAATCCTATACTCAAGTATTTGCTCCGACCTTAA